Proteins from a genomic interval of Streptomyces sp. TLI_235:
- a CDS encoding transposase, whose translation MISVEDWAEIRRLHRAEHLPIRAIARHLGISKNTVKRALATDRPPVYQRPLKGSAVDAVEPAIRELLKQTPTMPATVIAERIGWERGMTILKERVRELRPAYLPVDPVSRTLYEPGGLAQCDLWFPAVDIPLGYGQCGRPPVLVIVSGYSRVITARMLPSRQSGDLIDGHWRLLADGWGAVPKTLVWDNEAGVGKGRLTSEFAAFAGLLAVKVHLCRPRDPEAKGLVERANGYLETSFLPGRVFTGPDDFNTQLTAWLQIANRRQHRSIGARPVDRWEADRAAMLQVPPVSPPHWWRFHTRIGRDHYIRVDTNDYSVHPRAIGHRVMVRADTEEITVTAGNDIVARHSRCWARHQTLTDPEHAAAANVMRGEVIHQQAARAHAARAALLAPDSLGIEVEQRELGSYDRMFTLIEGGAGKEDT comes from the coding sequence GTGATTTCCGTGGAGGACTGGGCTGAGATCCGTCGGCTGCACCGGGCCGAGCACCTGCCGATCCGGGCGATCGCCCGGCACCTGGGCATCTCGAAGAACACGGTGAAGCGGGCCCTGGCCACCGACCGGCCGCCGGTCTACCAGCGCCCGCTGAAGGGATCGGCGGTGGACGCGGTCGAGCCGGCCATCCGCGAGCTGCTGAAGCAGACCCCGACGATGCCCGCGACCGTCATCGCCGAGCGGATCGGGTGGGAGCGCGGGATGACGATCCTCAAGGAACGCGTGCGCGAGCTGCGGCCGGCCTATCTCCCGGTGGACCCCGTCTCGCGGACGCTCTATGAGCCCGGCGGGCTCGCGCAGTGCGACCTGTGGTTTCCCGCCGTGGACATCCCGCTCGGCTACGGCCAGTGCGGACGGCCCCCGGTGCTGGTCATCGTGTCCGGGTATTCGCGGGTGATCACCGCCCGGATGCTGCCCTCCCGGCAGAGTGGCGACCTGATCGACGGCCACTGGCGCCTGCTCGCCGACGGCTGGGGAGCGGTCCCGAAGACACTGGTCTGGGACAACGAGGCCGGAGTCGGCAAAGGTCGTCTGACCAGTGAGTTCGCCGCGTTCGCCGGCCTGCTCGCGGTCAAGGTCCACCTCTGTCGGCCCCGAGATCCGGAGGCGAAGGGCCTGGTCGAGCGGGCCAACGGCTACCTGGAGACGAGTTTCCTGCCCGGCCGTGTCTTCACGGGCCCCGACGACTTCAACACCCAGCTGACGGCCTGGCTGCAGATCGCCAACCGCCGGCAGCACCGCTCGATCGGCGCCCGCCCGGTGGACCGCTGGGAGGCCGACCGCGCCGCGATGCTGCAGGTCCCGCCCGTCTCACCGCCGCACTGGTGGCGTTTCCACACCCGCATCGGCCGCGACCACTACATCCGCGTCGACACCAACGACTACTCGGTCCATCCCCGTGCCATCGGCCACCGCGTCATGGTCCGTGCCGACACCGAGGAGATCACCGTCACCGCCGGCAACGACATCGTGGCCCGCCACAGCCGTTGCTGGGCCAGACACCAGACCCTGACCGATCCCGAGCACGCCGCCGCGGCCAACGTCATGCGCGGCGAGGTCATCCACCAGCAGGCCGCCCGCGCGCATGCCGCCCGCGCCGCGCTCCTGGCCCCGGACAGTCTCGGCATCGAGGTCGAACAGCGCGAACTGGGCTCCTATGACCGCATGTTCACCCTCATCGAAGGCGGCGCCGGCAAGGAGGACACCTGA
- a CDS encoding DNA replication protein DnaC, producing the protein MARTASNTTAGTTKPDGQTSHTGRQTAADLAFLARAMKAPALLDAAERLAERARTESWTHTEYLVACLQREVSARDSHGGEGRIRAARFPAIKTIEELDVAHLRGMTRQQLGHLGTLDFIAARENAVFLGPPGTGKTHLATGLAVRACQAGHRVAFATAAQWVDRLAAAHQAGRLQEELVKLGRYPLIVIDEVGYIPFESEAANLFFQLVSNRYERASVIVTSNKPFGRWGETFGDETVAAAMIDRLVHHAEVHSLKGESYRMRGRELGRVPTTDND; encoded by the coding sequence ATGGCCCGCACTGCTTCGAACACTACGGCCGGCACGACGAAGCCGGACGGACAGACGTCCCACACCGGCCGGCAGACCGCCGCCGACCTGGCGTTCCTCGCCCGCGCGATGAAGGCTCCCGCGCTGCTGGACGCCGCCGAGCGCCTGGCGGAGCGCGCCCGCACCGAGTCCTGGACCCACACCGAGTACCTGGTCGCCTGCCTGCAGCGCGAGGTCTCCGCCCGTGACAGCCACGGCGGCGAGGGCCGCATCCGCGCCGCCCGCTTCCCCGCGATCAAGACCATCGAGGAACTCGATGTCGCCCATCTGCGGGGCATGACGCGCCAACAGCTCGGTCACCTGGGAACATTGGACTTCATAGCGGCCAGGGAGAACGCCGTTTTTCTGGGGCCGCCAGGCACCGGCAAGACGCACCTGGCCACCGGCCTCGCGGTGAGGGCCTGCCAGGCCGGCCACCGGGTCGCGTTCGCCACCGCCGCCCAGTGGGTCGACCGCCTCGCCGCAGCCCACCAGGCCGGCCGGCTCCAGGAGGAGCTGGTCAAGCTCGGCCGCTACCCGCTGATCGTGATCGACGAGGTCGGCTACATCCCGTTCGAGTCTGAGGCGGCGAACCTGTTCTTCCAGCTCGTCTCGAACAGATACGAGAGAGCCAGCGTGATCGTCACCTCGAACAAGCCCTTCGGACGGTGGGGAGAGACCTTCGGCGACGAGACCGTCGCCGCCGCCATGATCGACCGGCTCGTCCACCACGCCGAGGTCCACTCCCTCAAGGGCGAGTCCTACCGCATGCGGGGCCGCGAACTCGGTCGCGTCCCCACCACCGACAACGACTGA
- a CDS encoding DDE family transposase: protein MHVLSDRSGLPLVVGISAGNVHDQHGLIPLVQALQMKHDPERGLHYRPRKVHADKAYDSPGLRKWLRRERILPRIARKGIESSQTLGRHRWVIERTMAWLTGYRRIARRYERDHLLYLAFCDLAAVITCHKRLAKLTT from the coding sequence GTGCACGTCCTGTCCGACCGCAGCGGGCTGCCCCTCGTCGTCGGCATCTCGGCCGGCAACGTCCACGACCAGCACGGCCTGATCCCGCTCGTCCAGGCCCTCCAAATGAAACACGACCCGGAACGGGGCCTGCACTACCGGCCCCGCAAGGTCCACGCCGACAAGGCCTACGACAGCCCTGGCCTGCGGAAATGGCTTCGCCGGGAACGCATCCTGCCCCGGATCGCCCGCAAGGGCATCGAGTCCAGCCAGACGCTCGGCCGCCACCGGTGGGTCATCGAGCGCACGATGGCCTGGCTCACCGGCTACCGCCGTATCGCCCGCCGCTACGAACGCGACCACCTGCTCTACCTGGCCTTCTGCGATCTCGCCGCCGTCATAACATGCCACAAACGACTGGCCAAACTCACCACGTAG
- a CDS encoding DivIVA domain-containing protein, with the protein MPLTLEALRAKEFTTVRLRHGYRPQEVDEFLDEVEDEFCELLRANEVLRSKLAAALLGGQEQHEGPPAQSPGGARGSLPGSGGANAHRVLELAQQVAEEEVAAAHREAEAIVTTAHRRASDLEAAARSGAHDLEQQTREECRSVLDALEADRSALETEIDRLRTMERQYRSQVKLFLEQQMQHLVSKGAGAGDGLEADAQTSGSVSSHGLRALGRPDPESPEGAAPAQRGAAEANPASTTVVRLSSRLAQP; encoded by the coding sequence ATGCCGCTGACCCTTGAAGCACTCCGCGCCAAAGAGTTCACCACGGTGCGCCTCCGGCACGGATACCGCCCACAGGAGGTGGATGAGTTCCTCGACGAGGTCGAGGACGAGTTCTGCGAACTGCTCAGGGCCAATGAGGTACTGCGCAGCAAGCTGGCTGCGGCCCTGCTCGGCGGCCAGGAACAGCACGAGGGGCCGCCGGCACAGTCTCCGGGGGGTGCCCGCGGGAGTCTGCCGGGCAGCGGCGGCGCCAATGCCCACCGGGTCCTCGAGCTCGCCCAGCAGGTGGCCGAGGAGGAAGTTGCGGCGGCTCACCGCGAGGCGGAGGCCATTGTCACCACTGCGCACCGCCGCGCCAGCGACCTCGAAGCCGCAGCACGGTCCGGCGCGCACGACCTTGAGCAGCAGACCCGGGAGGAGTGCCGGTCGGTGCTCGATGCGCTGGAGGCCGACCGCAGTGCCCTCGAAACCGAGATCGACAGACTGCGCACGATGGAACGCCAGTACCGGTCCCAGGTCAAGTTGTTCCTGGAGCAGCAGATGCAGCACCTGGTCTCAAAGGGTGCGGGTGCCGGCGACGGGCTCGAGGCCGATGCACAGACGAGCGGCAGCGTTTCTTCCCACGGTCTGAGAGCTCTCGGCAGGCCGGACCCGGAGAGCCCCGAAGGGGCCGCACCGGCCCAGCGCGGTGCGGCGGAGGCGAACCCGGCGTCCACCACGGTGGTTCGTCTGAGCAGTCGGCTGGCGCAGCCGTGA
- a CDS encoding GDSL-like lipase/acylhydrolase family protein — translation MTLVRVAVRGPNKASAGILSRPWAVRSLSAAAAVVAVAALSGASPTGAPNTVYYVSLGDSLASGYQPDVHQDTKIAYTDKLFDQLKRKDPGLQHIRLGCIGETSASMISGGKCTYPGAKSQLDAAVKFLSQHRGQVKYLTADIGANDIDTCFSASGVIDSACIQKNTATLAQNLPQITGALQQAKGPKTVLAGMTYYNPFLALWLKGDAGQQAAKASAQLQAQTNTLLANGYAASGFRVADVAKAFSSSDFSTQAQLPQIGAVPVNVARVCQLTWACTPYQDVHANPTGHDAIAGAFAAVLTHDSSQPAPSASATAGRTTPTGTTQSATPQAGLASTGPSRNTPIIAGIGCAVAAAGAGLLVVTRRRRARRH, via the coding sequence ATGACGCTTGTCCGAGTGGCTGTCCGCGGACCGAACAAGGCAAGTGCCGGCATACTTTCGCGGCCATGGGCCGTTCGGTCGCTCTCCGCGGCCGCGGCCGTCGTGGCAGTGGCGGCACTGTCGGGTGCCTCTCCGACCGGGGCGCCGAACACGGTCTACTACGTGTCACTCGGTGATTCACTGGCCTCGGGATACCAGCCCGATGTCCACCAGGACACGAAGATCGCATACACCGACAAGCTGTTCGACCAGCTCAAGCGGAAGGACCCCGGGCTCCAGCACATCCGCCTGGGTTGCATCGGCGAGACCAGCGCCTCGATGATCAGCGGCGGCAAGTGCACCTACCCGGGTGCCAAGTCGCAGCTGGACGCCGCCGTGAAGTTCCTGAGCCAGCATCGCGGGCAGGTGAAGTACCTGACGGCGGACATCGGGGCGAACGACATCGACACATGCTTCTCCGCCTCCGGCGTGATCGATTCGGCGTGCATCCAGAAGAACACCGCGACCCTTGCTCAGAACCTGCCGCAGATCACCGGCGCTCTACAGCAGGCCAAGGGGCCGAAGACGGTCCTGGCGGGAATGACCTACTACAACCCGTTCCTTGCCCTGTGGCTCAAGGGCGATGCCGGGCAGCAAGCGGCCAAGGCGTCTGCCCAACTGCAGGCCCAAACGAACACTCTGCTGGCCAACGGATACGCCGCTTCCGGCTTCCGGGTCGCCGATGTGGCGAAGGCGTTCTCCTCGTCCGATTTCAGCACGCAAGCGCAACTGCCCCAGATCGGCGCTGTGCCGGTCAACGTCGCCCGCGTCTGCCAGCTGACCTGGGCCTGCACGCCCTACCAGGACGTCCACGCCAATCCGACCGGCCACGACGCGATCGCCGGCGCCTTCGCCGCCGTGCTCACGCACGACAGCAGCCAGCCCGCTCCGAGCGCTTCGGCAACCGCAGGTCGAACCACCCCGACGGGCACCACGCAGTCCGCCACGCCCCAGGCCGGCCTCGCCTCCACCGGCCCCTCCCGGAACACGCCGATCATCGCCGGGATCGGATGCGCGGTCGCCGCCGCGGGCGCCGGCCTCCTCGTCGTCACCCGAAGGCGCCGCGCCCGGCGGCACTGA
- a CDS encoding histidine kinase-like protein (manually curated) — protein MFLAPVSTRNPGSGDAEVLALRSYGSAGSGGRGTDRMNRSSRRWTFTVTPGAEAVPQARHAVTGILEAWGVGLEPDLEYTVALIVTELVTNAVVHAGRVTPRIAVTVEAGENGGLGVGVGDNDPGQPSAGAAPMDATGGRGLAIIEVLLAELGGDTATRRDADGRKTVWVYLPAAGRCTECAA, from the coding sequence ATGTTTCTCGCACCTGTTTCTACTCGGAACCCTGGTTCGGGCGATGCCGAGGTCCTGGCACTGCGGTCGTACGGATCGGCAGGTTCCGGGGGACGCGGCACCGACCGGATGAACCGGTCTTCACGCCGGTGGACGTTCACAGTCACGCCAGGAGCGGAGGCCGTGCCGCAGGCCCGGCACGCCGTTACCGGGATCCTCGAGGCATGGGGTGTCGGCCTGGAACCGGACCTGGAGTACACGGTGGCGCTGATCGTGACAGAACTGGTCACGAACGCGGTGGTCCATGCGGGCCGGGTCACACCGCGCATCGCCGTGACAGTGGAGGCCGGGGAGAACGGCGGCCTCGGCGTCGGCGTGGGGGACAACGACCCAGGGCAGCCATCGGCCGGCGCGGCGCCGATGGACGCGACCGGCGGCCGCGGCCTGGCGATCATTGAGGTGCTGCTCGCCGAGCTGGGCGGAGACACCGCCACGCGGCGCGATGCGGACGGCCGCAAGACGGTGTGGGTGTACCTTCCCGCAGCGGGGCGGTGCACGGAGTGTGCCGCGTGA
- a CDS encoding chitinase, with translation MSVKHRLPAKRRRFLAAAGAAVIGLAIVLPSSASAGTCASAWSSSAVYTGGMSASYNGHNWTSKWWTQNETPGGASGVWADQGVCGGGGGSTPTPTGGSCAYPAWVAGRTYTTGAVVQYSNGNLYRATHDNPGYDPTISTWYWEPYTCSGASSTPTPTQTSNPSEFLLNEAQFNSNPGGFPVSEAQFNQMFPNRNSFYTYAGLKAALSAYPTFANTGSDTVRKQEAAAFLANVNHETDGLEYVFEQNTANYPHYCDTSQSYGCPAGQAAYYGRGPIQLSWNFNYKAAGDALGIDLLHNPNLVQTDSSVAWKTGLWYWNTQSGPGTMTPHNAMVNGAGFGETIRSINGSLECNGGNPAQVQSRINAYQSFTQILGTVPGSNLSC, from the coding sequence GTGTCAGTGAAGCACCGTCTCCCGGCCAAGCGCCGCCGGTTCCTCGCGGCCGCCGGCGCCGCCGTGATAGGCCTCGCAATCGTCCTGCCCTCCTCAGCGTCGGCCGGCACCTGCGCCAGCGCCTGGAGTTCCTCCGCCGTGTACACCGGCGGTATGTCCGCCTCCTACAACGGCCACAACTGGACCTCGAAGTGGTGGACCCAGAACGAGACCCCCGGCGGCGCCTCCGGCGTCTGGGCCGACCAGGGCGTCTGCGGCGGCGGGGGCGGCAGCACGCCCACTCCGACCGGCGGCAGCTGCGCCTACCCGGCCTGGGTGGCCGGGCGCACCTACACCACCGGGGCGGTCGTCCAGTACTCCAACGGCAACCTGTACCGGGCCACCCACGACAACCCGGGCTACGACCCCACAATCTCCACCTGGTACTGGGAGCCCTACACCTGCTCCGGCGCCAGCAGCACGCCCACCCCGACCCAGACCTCGAACCCGAGCGAATTCCTGCTCAACGAGGCGCAGTTCAACTCGAACCCGGGCGGATTCCCGGTCAGCGAGGCGCAGTTCAACCAGATGTTCCCGAACCGGAACTCCTTCTACACCTACGCCGGCCTCAAGGCCGCGCTGAGCGCCTACCCGACGTTCGCCAACACCGGCAGCGACACCGTGCGCAAGCAGGAGGCCGCCGCCTTCCTCGCCAACGTCAACCACGAGACCGACGGCCTGGAGTACGTGTTCGAGCAGAACACCGCCAACTACCCGCACTACTGCGACACCTCGCAGTCGTACGGCTGCCCGGCCGGCCAGGCCGCGTACTACGGCCGCGGCCCGATCCAGCTCAGCTGGAACTTCAACTACAAGGCCGCCGGTGACGCCCTCGGCATCGACCTGCTGCACAACCCGAACCTGGTGCAGACCGACTCGTCCGTCGCCTGGAAGACCGGCCTCTGGTACTGGAACACCCAGTCCGGCCCCGGCACCATGACGCCGCACAACGCGATGGTCAACGGCGCCGGCTTCGGCGAGACGATCCGCAGCATCAACGGCAGCCTCGAGTGCAACGGCGGCAACCCGGCCCAGGTCCAGAGCCGGATCAACGCCTACCAGAGCTTCACCCAGATCCTCGGCACCGTCCCGGGCAGCAACCTGAGCTGCTGA
- a CDS encoding alcohol dehydrogenase, whose protein sequence is MRAMVLDSIGGRLEVREVATPVPPVGGVAVQVYATGLCRSDWHAWAGHDDIALPHVPGHELAGVVAAVGAGVEKWSVGDRVTVPFVCGCGVCEWCRAGDAQICPDQEQPGFTHWGSFAEYVALHAADTNLVAVPDAVSFEAAASLGCRFATAYRALTGRARLARGEWTTVIGAGGVGLSSVMIAKALGAKVIAVDRNSGALDAAKALGADHVLVADGCDVPAQVHEITGGGSHVAVDAVGSEQTLETSILSLRRRGRHVQIGLLPPVNGHPRVPMARAIAWELDLLGSHGMAAADYPGMLALIERGELRPQDLIERVIGLTEAAALLPAFDTASPTGMTMIDPRRP, encoded by the coding sequence ATGCGGGCGATGGTGTTGGACAGCATCGGTGGACGGCTCGAGGTGCGTGAGGTGGCGACCCCGGTTCCGCCCGTGGGCGGGGTCGCGGTGCAGGTGTACGCGACGGGGCTGTGCCGTAGCGACTGGCACGCGTGGGCGGGCCACGACGACATCGCGCTTCCGCATGTGCCCGGCCACGAGCTGGCCGGCGTCGTGGCCGCGGTGGGCGCGGGGGTGGAGAAGTGGTCGGTGGGCGACCGCGTCACGGTGCCGTTCGTGTGCGGCTGCGGCGTGTGCGAGTGGTGCCGCGCCGGCGATGCCCAGATCTGCCCCGACCAGGAACAGCCCGGATTCACCCACTGGGGCTCCTTCGCGGAGTACGTGGCCCTGCACGCCGCGGACACCAATCTGGTCGCCGTTCCCGATGCGGTTTCGTTCGAGGCGGCAGCGAGCCTGGGTTGCCGGTTCGCCACCGCCTATCGTGCGCTGACCGGCCGTGCCCGCCTGGCCCGCGGCGAATGGACAACCGTGATCGGCGCGGGCGGAGTCGGCCTCAGCTCGGTGATGATCGCCAAGGCCCTGGGCGCCAAGGTCATCGCCGTCGACCGCAACAGCGGCGCCCTGGACGCCGCGAAGGCACTCGGAGCCGACCATGTCCTGGTCGCCGACGGCTGCGACGTTCCCGCTCAGGTGCACGAGATCACGGGCGGCGGCAGCCACGTCGCGGTGGACGCAGTCGGCAGCGAGCAGACCCTCGAGACATCGATTCTGAGCCTGCGCCGACGCGGGCGGCATGTCCAGATAGGGCTGCTGCCTCCCGTGAACGGCCACCCGCGGGTACCGATGGCCCGGGCCATCGCCTGGGAGCTCGACCTCCTCGGCAGTCACGGCATGGCGGCGGCCGACTATCCCGGGATGCTCGCGCTCATCGAACGCGGCGAACTGCGCCCGCAGGACCTGATCGAACGGGTCATCGGGCTGACGGAGGCAGCCGCACTCCTCCCGGCCTTCGACACCGCCTCTCCCACCGGGATGACGATGATCGACCCGCGCCGTCCTTGA
- a CDS encoding exonuclease SbcC yields MRLHTLTLQAFGPFRTRQSVDFDTLSQGGLFLLHGATGAGKSTIFDAVCYALYGNVPGDRHQTALRSHHAEPATITQVELEFSMSGRRLRIVRTPQQERARRSGNGTTQAQAKTSLEERHGDGSLGQEIWKPIAAAHQEVAREIDALLGMNREQFCQVVLLPQGDFARFLRAKAEDRATVLGRLFGTHRFRNVARWLTDHAKDTGQRCDDARRAVLREVDRIQQTAGTPITDAVEETTPAEDSIDTTHHAALTWAKAVHARAAEVHRTDAATLKAARTEHNTRENRAAQTRTLAERQLRHRTATEALASLRTQAPAFEALRATVERGRRAEQIRPLLHTLDEAERDHHQAHLAETQARTQLPDTYSEDTDGDLAAAENRLKNDLGRLDALRDDEQHSGELAASLSKLAADLDQAQADHEEINHWLNQADTRRTECTARIDAAHLAQTRADQLATTLTTLEQQLAAARRRDLLAADITEAQNRVDELKKTVIHTAAHARQIRDRRIDGMAGELASRLRPEEPCLVCGSLVHPRPATPAADHPSREDEALAEEAYQQADQACKEAEQNLVRLTAEAASAQILAGEEATADLQQRHHDAQQTHKDLLHAAADAVTAHQDLLAFEETREARVRELAALDRRIGDYRGRQETQSAQQETLTLRLAGALDGFPTVAARSTALTAEAEAIARARTAIQRAAVAALQMERAGQVATAESAAAGFEKLADARLAVLPDAELVAMQGRLDAWNADQAKHAAALEDPDLAEAALTEPADLQAAEKALAAAAAQSEAAAIAESTGRDRCEALLGHIDDLTHAVGRLAPLLEDHQVARHLADLAAGTSGDNQYRMHLEAYVLAARLEEVAKAANTRLERMSSGRYVLSHTDARTSSCGRSGLGLEILDLWTGQTRDTGTLSGGESFFASLALALGLADVVAQEAGGSRLDTLFIDEGFGSLDDDTLEEVLEVLDDLRSYSRAVGVVSHVADLRRRIPTQMQVRKSQDGSTVTAMAPALAY; encoded by the coding sequence ATGCGCCTGCACACCCTCACCCTGCAGGCCTTTGGCCCCTTCCGCACCCGCCAGAGCGTCGACTTCGACACGCTCTCCCAAGGAGGCCTCTTCCTCCTGCACGGCGCCACCGGCGCAGGAAAGTCCACCATCTTCGACGCCGTCTGCTACGCCCTCTACGGCAACGTGCCGGGAGACCGGCACCAGACGGCGCTGCGCAGCCACCACGCCGAGCCGGCCACGATCACCCAGGTCGAGCTGGAGTTCAGCATGTCGGGGCGCCGCCTGAGGATCGTGCGCACCCCCCAGCAGGAACGAGCCCGGCGCAGCGGAAACGGCACCACGCAGGCCCAGGCCAAGACCAGCCTGGAGGAACGGCACGGCGACGGCAGCCTCGGCCAGGAGATCTGGAAGCCGATCGCCGCCGCCCACCAGGAGGTCGCCCGCGAGATCGACGCCCTGCTGGGCATGAACCGCGAGCAGTTCTGCCAGGTCGTCCTGCTTCCGCAAGGCGACTTCGCCAGATTTCTGCGTGCCAAGGCCGAGGACCGCGCCACCGTCCTGGGCCGCCTCTTCGGCACCCACCGCTTCCGCAACGTCGCACGCTGGCTCACCGACCACGCCAAGGACACCGGGCAGCGCTGCGACGACGCCCGCAGAGCGGTACTGCGCGAAGTGGACCGCATCCAACAGACAGCCGGAACCCCGATCACCGACGCGGTTGAGGAGACCACCCCGGCCGAGGACAGCATCGACACCACCCACCACGCCGCACTCACATGGGCCAAAGCCGTGCACGCCCGCGCCGCCGAGGTCCACCGGACCGATGCCGCCACGCTGAAAGCCGCCCGGACGGAGCACAACACCCGAGAGAATCGGGCTGCACAGACCCGCACCCTCGCGGAACGCCAGCTGCGCCACCGCACCGCGACCGAAGCCCTCGCCTCCCTCCGCACGCAGGCCCCGGCCTTCGAGGCACTGCGAGCAACCGTGGAGCGCGGCCGCCGCGCCGAGCAGATCCGGCCCCTTCTTCACACTCTCGACGAGGCAGAGCGTGACCACCACCAGGCCCACCTCGCCGAAACGCAGGCCAGGACACAGCTTCCCGACACGTACAGCGAGGACACCGACGGGGACCTCGCCGCCGCCGAGAACCGGCTGAAGAACGACCTCGGCCGCCTCGACGCACTGCGCGACGACGAGCAGCACTCCGGGGAACTGGCCGCCTCGCTCTCCAAGCTCGCGGCCGACCTGGACCAGGCCCAGGCAGACCACGAAGAGATCAACCACTGGCTGAACCAAGCAGACACTCGACGCACCGAGTGCACCGCACGCATCGACGCGGCCCACCTGGCACAAACCCGGGCCGACCAACTCGCCACCACCCTGACGACCCTCGAACAGCAACTCGCCGCCGCCCGACGCCGCGACCTACTGGCCGCCGACATCACCGAAGCACAAAACCGCGTCGACGAGCTCAAGAAGACCGTCATCCATACCGCGGCACACGCACGCCAGATCCGGGACCGACGCATCGACGGCATGGCCGGCGAGCTAGCCAGCCGACTGCGCCCCGAGGAGCCCTGCCTGGTCTGTGGCTCGCTGGTCCATCCGCGCCCGGCGACCCCCGCAGCCGACCATCCGAGCCGCGAGGACGAGGCCCTCGCCGAGGAGGCGTACCAGCAGGCCGACCAGGCATGCAAGGAGGCCGAGCAGAACCTCGTCCGTCTCACGGCCGAGGCAGCGTCGGCCCAGATACTGGCCGGCGAGGAGGCGACTGCGGATCTGCAGCAACGCCACCACGATGCCCAGCAAACCCACAAAGACCTCCTGCACGCCGCCGCCGATGCCGTGACCGCGCACCAGGACCTGCTGGCATTCGAGGAGACGCGCGAAGCCCGAGTTCGCGAACTCGCCGCGTTGGACCGCAGGATCGGCGACTACCGGGGGCGGCAGGAAACCCAGAGCGCCCAGCAGGAGACCCTGACCTTGCGCCTCGCCGGCGCCCTGGATGGCTTTCCGACCGTTGCTGCGCGCAGCACTGCTCTCACCGCCGAGGCGGAAGCGATCGCCCGTGCGCGGACAGCGATCCAGCGGGCAGCTGTTGCCGCGCTGCAGATGGAGCGGGCTGGGCAGGTTGCCACGGCCGAGTCTGCAGCTGCCGGGTTCGAGAAACTGGCCGACGCTCGTCTCGCCGTGCTCCCCGATGCGGAACTGGTCGCGATGCAGGGGCGGTTGGACGCATGGAACGCCGACCAGGCGAAGCATGCGGCGGCACTGGAGGACCCGGATCTCGCCGAGGCCGCACTTACGGAACCGGCAGACCTGCAAGCCGCAGAGAAGGCTCTTGCCGCCGCCGCCGCGCAGTCGGAAGCAGCCGCCATCGCCGAGAGCACCGGCCGAGACCGCTGTGAGGCGCTGCTCGGCCACATCGACGACCTCACGCATGCCGTCGGGCGGCTGGCGCCGCTCCTCGAGGACCACCAGGTGGCCAGACATCTGGCGGACCTCGCCGCAGGAACGTCGGGCGACAACCAGTACCGCATGCACCTGGAGGCCTACGTCCTCGCGGCGAGGCTGGAGGAGGTGGCGAAAGCGGCCAACACCCGTCTTGAACGGATGTCCTCCGGCCGTTACGTGCTGTCCCACACCGACGCGCGTACCAGCAGCTGCGGCCGCTCCGGCCTCGGTCTGGAGATCCTCGATCTGTGGACCGGCCAAACCCGCGACACCGGCACCCTGTCCGGCGGCGAGTCCTTCTTCGCCTCCCTTGCCCTGGCCCTCGGCCTCGCCGACGTGGTCGCCCAGGAAGCCGGCGGTAGCCGGCTTGACACCCTGTTCATCGACGAGGGCTTCGGCAGCCTCGACGACGACACCCTGGAAGAGGTTCTCGAGGTACTCGACGACCTCCGCTCCTACAGCCGTGCCGTCGGAGTCGTGAGCCACGTTGCGGACCTGCGCCGACGCATCCCCACGCAGATGCAGGTCCGCAAGAGCCAAGACGGTTCGACCGTAACGGCCATGGCCCCCGCCCTGGCGTACTGA